The genomic stretch CGGCAACGAAGCACTGGTGAGCGAGTTGCAACAGCGATTCGATCAGGAGGTAACGACCAATACGGCGGCGGAATTCATTGCGGCCAAGCTCGCTGAGCGGGACGAGCGTCATCGCAAGGCAGGTGATAGCCGCTATCTGGTGGAGCCCAATGTCAAGGAAGGCAAGGGGGGGCTGCGCGATCTCCAGACGCTCTTCTGGATCGCCAAGTATAATTATCACGTCCGCGACACTTCGGAGCTCGTTCGTCTGGGCGTGCTATCAAAACAGGAATGGCGGCTGTTTCAGAAAGCCGATGATTTTCTCTGGGCAGTGCGGTGTCATATGCACTACCTGACGGGAAAGCCCGAAGAGCGGCTGCACTTCGATATCCAGCCCGAGATTGCCAAGAACTTCGACTATCATTCGCGGCCTGGCCTGTCTGCTGTCGAGCGCTTCATGAAACATTATTTTCTCGTTGCCAAGGATGTCGGAGACCTGACCCGCATCTTTGCGGCAGCGCTTGAAGAGCAACAGACCAAGGAAGCGCCGGGCATTGGCGGGATGATTGGTCGTTTTGCCAATCGCCCGCGCAAGATTGCCGGCACCAGCGAGTTTATCGATGACCGTGGTCGCATTGCCCTTGCCGATCCGGGCGTCCTGAAGCGAGATCCGGTCTCGATCATGCGGCTTTTTCACGTCGCCGACCTGAATTCGCTGGAGTTCCACCCAGATGCGCTGAAGGCCGTAACACGCTCATTGTCTTTGATAGACAACGCGTTCAGGGAAAATGAAGAGGCCAATCGCCTGTTTCTCTCCATCCTCACGTCGCGTCGCGATCCGGGCTTCATGCTCCGCCGCATGAATGAGGCAGGCGTTTTGGGACGTTTCCTGCCGGAATTCCGAAAGATTGTCTCGATGATGCAATTCAACATGTATCATCATTACACGGTGGACGAGCACCTGATCCGCACGGTGGAGGTCCTGTCTGACATTGAAAATGGCAGGGCAGACGAAATTCACCCACTCGCGAATAAGATCATCAAGGATATCGAAGATCGCGAAGCTCTCTACGTTGCAGCCCTGCTGCACGATATCGCCAAAGGCCGCCTCGAAGATCATTCCGTCGCCGGTGCGCGCGTGGCCCGCAAATTGTGCCCGCGTCTTGGCTTGTCAGCCAAGCAGACCGAGATGGTTGCCTGGCTGATCGATCAGCATCTCTTGATGTCGATGGTAGCTCAGACGCGAGATCTGCACGACCGCAAGACGACAACGGATTTTGCCGAAAAAGTTCAGTCCCTTGAGCGCCTGAGAATGCTTCTGGTCTTGACCGTTTGCGATATCCGCGCCGTCGGACCCGGGGTCTGGAACGGCTGGAAGGGACAGTTGCTGCGTACCCTTTATTATGAGACAGAATTGCTGCTTTCCGGCGGATTCAGCCAGGTATCGCGCAAGGAACGGGCCAAGCATGCGGTACAGCAACTCACCGAAGCTCTGTCCGGCTGGAGCCAGAAGGATCAGCGCATCTATACCAAGCTTCATT from Peteryoungia desertarenae encodes the following:
- a CDS encoding [protein-PII] uridylyltransferase; the encoded protein is MAQAEITFAELLDVDALVAACDLVAKEHPNGVLDARASLLPILKKASAEGREAARLQLFADGSGLNCANRISWIQDQLITVIFRFASTHVHPREIEGISVAAVGGYGRGTLAPGSDIDLLFLMPQKVTPKMHKAVEFLLYLLWDIGFKVGHATRTVDECIRLSKADMTIRTAILETRYVCGNEALVSELQQRFDQEVTTNTAAEFIAAKLAERDERHRKAGDSRYLVEPNVKEGKGGLRDLQTLFWIAKYNYHVRDTSELVRLGVLSKQEWRLFQKADDFLWAVRCHMHYLTGKPEERLHFDIQPEIAKNFDYHSRPGLSAVERFMKHYFLVAKDVGDLTRIFAAALEEQQTKEAPGIGGMIGRFANRPRKIAGTSEFIDDRGRIALADPGVLKRDPVSIMRLFHVADLNSLEFHPDALKAVTRSLSLIDNAFRENEEANRLFLSILTSRRDPGFMLRRMNEAGVLGRFLPEFRKIVSMMQFNMYHHYTVDEHLIRTVEVLSDIENGRADEIHPLANKIIKDIEDREALYVAALLHDIAKGRLEDHSVAGARVARKLCPRLGLSAKQTEMVAWLIDQHLLMSMVAQTRDLHDRKTTTDFAEKVQSLERLRMLLVLTVCDIRAVGPGVWNGWKGQLLRTLYYETELLLSGGFSQVSRKERAKHAVQQLTEALSGWSQKDQRIYTKLHYEPYLLSVPLEDQVRHAHFIRQTDKSGQVLATMVRTHQFHAITEITVLSPDHPRLLSIIAGACAAAGANIADAQIFTTSDGRALDTILINREFPIDEDEMRRAATIGKMIEDVLSGRKRLPEVIATRSKGKKKNKTFPVQPDVRISNALSNKFTVVEVECLDRVGFLAEITAVLSDLSLDIHSARITTFGEKIIDTFYVTDLVGQKITSENRQANISNRLKSVLVDQPDELRDKMPSGIIAPPLQRSSTVQKKARA